The Gemmatimonadaceae bacterium genome contains the following window.
CGACCGCGGGGACGGCGGACACTTGAGTGGAAGTCATCGGAGTGCTGTGCGAAAGGGTGGCGACACGGGCAGGTGCACAACGGGCCGCCGCGGCGACGCAGCGCCGCGACGACCCGAGGTGGAATGGAGCGTGCCGGGATCGAACCGGCGACCCCCTGCTTGCAAAGCAGGTGCTCTCCCAGCTGAGCTAACGCCCCGCACCCGTAAGATAATGCCCCACGCCGGTGAGGGCAGTCCGCCGATAGGCGAACTCCGCGACGGCGTCTAGGATTTCTTAGGCAGCAGACCGAACCCTCGACCCGCCCGCTCCATGCACGAGACCACTGCCGAGCCCCTCTCGCAGCACTACACGCTGCCCTGCCCCTTCTGCGCGCGCTGGAACCGCGTGTCCGCCGAGCGCGCCGCGGACCGCCCCAAGTGCGGGGACTGCGGCAAGCCCATCCTGCTCGACCGCCCCTTTATGCTCCACGCCGACAGCTTCCATCGCGTGGTCAGCGAGAGCAGCGTGCCCGTCTTGGTGGACTACTACGCCGACTGGTGCGGCCCCTGCAAGATGATGGCGCCGGTGTTCGACGAGTTCGCCGCCAAGCACATCGGGAAGTTCCTCGTCGCCAAGCTCGACACCGACCGCGCCCAGGCGATCGCCCAGTTGCACAACATCCGCGGCATCCCGACGCTGATTCTCTACGAGGGCGGCAAGGAACTGCGCCGGGTGTCGGGGGCGATGGGCTTGGGAGATATGGAGAGGTTTGCGTTGGGCTGAGAGACGGAGGACGGAGGACAGCAGCGAACGACAAGACAATGCGGGGATCGGCGCCAAGCCGACCCCCGCATTGCTGTTTGCCTCCGTCCTACTACCTCCGTCCTTCGTCTTACTCGTGCGCCGGCAACGGCTCCATCGTCTTCGGATCCACCGGCACCTGCACCTCGTCGCGATACGGCGACGTCATCTTGAAGACCTGCGCCTTCGGGAAGGCGTCCATGAACTGCGCGTAGGCCCAGGCAAAGAGGCCGGCGAAGCCGGCGAAGATGCCGACCTCCCAGAGGCCCAGCGGCGCGTGCTCGGCGTGGGCGCCGAATACTGACGGATAGATCTCCGTGTAGCGCGAGAACCAGAGGCCCACAAACGAGCAGGCCGCGAAGAAGATCATCGTCGGCGAGAAGGTCTTGGCCTTGACCGAGAGCAGGCCGAAGAACGGCAGCACGAAGGTCAGCACC
Protein-coding sequences here:
- the trxA gene encoding thioredoxin yields the protein MHETTAEPLSQHYTLPCPFCARWNRVSAERAADRPKCGDCGKPILLDRPFMLHADSFHRVVSESSVPVLVDYYADWCGPCKMMAPVFDEFAAKHIGKFLVAKLDTDRAQAIAQLHNIRGIPTLILYEGGKELRRVSGAMGLGDMERFALG